One Cucumis sativus cultivar 9930 chromosome 1, Cucumber_9930_V3, whole genome shotgun sequence DNA segment encodes these proteins:
- the LOC101220134 gene encoding lectin yields the protein MTTEAEAKQHLVKKLEYDHCLETILALADDQAGVEWPTFLPLCNQLSQRGISLCNGTIKFRINLETNTNRLFILPKILTIFGVNDPRYWKWIYITDHITSVDAPQLIAIQKLDIRGAFSAPLVTPKVLNVLSLLVLLTENTGGWQTPLNVTITTPDGSTRQSQVSLARKPIGIFFELTVGEFTLNDDGCNSTGLVKFSVTEYSNYEKRGMLIKGCIVRAKFSLGCTNPTLDRA from the exons ATGACTACGGAAGCGGAAGCAAAACAGCATTTGGTAAAAAAACTTGAGTATGACCATTGCTTAGAAACAATTTTAGCCCTCGCAGACGACCAAGCTGGAGTCGAGTGGCCAACCTTCCTTCCTCTTTGCAATCAACTATCTCAACGTGGCATCTCCCTCTGCAATGGAACTATC AAATTCAGAATTAATCTCGAAACAAACACTAATCGACTCTTCATATTACCAAAAATTCTCACTATTTTCGGGGTTAATGATCCCCGATACTGGAAATGGATCTACATCACGGACCAtat TACTTCTGTGGATGCCCCTCAACTGATTGCAATACAAAAGCTTGACATACGTGGAGCATTTTCCGCACCATTGGTGACACCAAAAGTCTTAAACGTGTTATCATTATTGGTATTGCTCACTGAGAATACCGGCGGATGGCAGACTCCTTTGAACGTTACAATCACCACACCAGATGGGTCAACGAGACAGAGCCAAGTAAGCCTCGCGAGGAAGCCGATAGGCATTTTCTTTGAACTCACAGTAGGCGAGTTCACTCTCAATGACGATGGATGTAACAGTACCGGCCTAGTTAAGTTCAGCGTAACGGAATACTCAAACTATGAAAAACGTGGGATGCTGATCAAAGGTTGTATTGTTCGAGCAAAGTTTTCACTTGGCTGCACAAATCCAACTTTGGACCGTGCATAA
- the LOC105434530 gene encoding helicase sen1 isoform X3 codes for MSANCQHWFRAIMHPSISLFPNSKFYSSQISDGPNVKPKAYEKTFILGPMFGSYSFININGAREEKDEIGHSLKNMVEVDVVLKIVHSLSQACVDSKGKMSIGVVSPYSAQVVTIQRKIGKKYNCNGFNVKVSSVDGFQGGEEDIIIISTVPCNTGSSIWFLLSNQRTNVALTRARYCLWTLGNFKTLSKSNSVWEELVMDAKNRGCFFNANANAITKDIQQIVPLLDYFNSNDEGRSLEIMEGKNVEDHESKAKRLLQLLWKDSIC; via the exons ATGAGTGCCAATTGCCAGCATTGGTTTAGAGCAAT AATGCATCCATCCATCAGCCTTTTCCCAAACTCAAAATTCTACTCAAGTCAGATCTCAGATGGTCCTAATGTCAAACCTAAAGCCTATGAAAAGACGTTTATTCTCGGACCGATGTTCGGTTCGTATtctttcataaacataaatggTGCACGAGAAGAAAAGGATGAAATTGGACACAGTTTGAAAAACATGGTAGAGGTTGATGTTGTGCTCAAAATTGTTCATTCTTTGTCTCAag CATGTGTTGACTCAAAAGGAAAGATGAGCATTGGTGTAGTGTCCCCATATTCAGCTCAAGTCGTTACCATTCAACGCAAAATTGGGAAGAAGTACAATTGTAATGGATTTAATGTGAAGGTGAGTTCAGTTGATGGCTTTCAAGGAGGGGAGGAagatatcattattatttccaCTGTTCCGTGTAATACAGGATCGTCCATCTGGTTTTTGTTGAGTAATCAAAGAACAAATGTCGCACTTACAAGAGCTAG GTACTGTTTGTGGACATTGGGAAACTTCAAAACACTGTCAAAGAGTAACTCGGTTTGGGAAGAGTTGGTTATGGATGCCAAGAATCGTGGCTGTTTCTTCAATGCTAATGCCAATGCCATAACCAAAGACATCCAACAGATAGTTCCACTACTGGATTATTTCAACTCCAATGATGAAGGAAGAAGCTTGGAGATAATGGAGGGAAAGAACGTAGAAGATCATGAATCCAAGGCCAAGAGGCTGTTGCAGTTGTTGTG GAAAGACAGTATTTGTTGA
- the LOC105434530 gene encoding helicase sen1 isoform X1, giving the protein MSANCQHWFRAIMHPSISLFPNSKFYSSQISDGPNVKPKAYEKTFILGPMFGSYSFININGAREEKDEIGHSLKNMVEVDVVLKIVHSLSQACVDSKGKMSIGVVSPYSAQVVTIQRKIGKKYNCNGFNVKVSSVDGFQGGEEDIIIISTVPCNTGSSIWFLLSNQRTNVALTRARYCLWTLGNFKTLSKSNSVWEELVMDAKNRGCFFNANANAITKDIQQIVPLLDYFNSNDEGRSLEIMEGKNVEDHESKAKRLLQLLCKLILKVSSVF; this is encoded by the exons ATGAGTGCCAATTGCCAGCATTGGTTTAGAGCAAT AATGCATCCATCCATCAGCCTTTTCCCAAACTCAAAATTCTACTCAAGTCAGATCTCAGATGGTCCTAATGTCAAACCTAAAGCCTATGAAAAGACGTTTATTCTCGGACCGATGTTCGGTTCGTATtctttcataaacataaatggTGCACGAGAAGAAAAGGATGAAATTGGACACAGTTTGAAAAACATGGTAGAGGTTGATGTTGTGCTCAAAATTGTTCATTCTTTGTCTCAag CATGTGTTGACTCAAAAGGAAAGATGAGCATTGGTGTAGTGTCCCCATATTCAGCTCAAGTCGTTACCATTCAACGCAAAATTGGGAAGAAGTACAATTGTAATGGATTTAATGTGAAGGTGAGTTCAGTTGATGGCTTTCAAGGAGGGGAGGAagatatcattattatttccaCTGTTCCGTGTAATACAGGATCGTCCATCTGGTTTTTGTTGAGTAATCAAAGAACAAATGTCGCACTTACAAGAGCTAG GTACTGTTTGTGGACATTGGGAAACTTCAAAACACTGTCAAAGAGTAACTCGGTTTGGGAAGAGTTGGTTATGGATGCCAAGAATCGTGGCTGTTTCTTCAATGCTAATGCCAATGCCATAACCAAAGACATCCAACAGATAGTTCCACTACTGGATTATTTCAACTCCAATGATGAAGGAAGAAGCTTGGAGATAATGGAGGGAAAGAACGTAGAAGATCATGAATCCAAGGCCAAGAGGCTGTTGCAGTTGTTGTG CAAGCTAATTTTAAAGGTGTCAagtgtattttga
- the LOC105434530 gene encoding helicase sen1 isoform X2, which produces MSANCQHWFRAIMHPSISLFPNSKFYSSQISDGPNVKPKAYEKTFILGPMFGSYSFININGAREEKDEIGHSLKNMVEVDVVLKIVHSLSQACVDSKGKMSIGVVSPYSAQVVTIQRKIGKKYNCNGFNVKVSSVDGFQGGEEDIIIISTVPCNTGSSIWFLLSNQRTNVALTRARYCLWTLGNFKTLSKSNSVWEELVMDAKNRGCFFNANANAITKDIQQIVPLLDYFNSNDEGRSLEIMEGKNVEDHESKAKRLLQLLCHWADFKLLG; this is translated from the exons ATGAGTGCCAATTGCCAGCATTGGTTTAGAGCAAT AATGCATCCATCCATCAGCCTTTTCCCAAACTCAAAATTCTACTCAAGTCAGATCTCAGATGGTCCTAATGTCAAACCTAAAGCCTATGAAAAGACGTTTATTCTCGGACCGATGTTCGGTTCGTATtctttcataaacataaatggTGCACGAGAAGAAAAGGATGAAATTGGACACAGTTTGAAAAACATGGTAGAGGTTGATGTTGTGCTCAAAATTGTTCATTCTTTGTCTCAag CATGTGTTGACTCAAAAGGAAAGATGAGCATTGGTGTAGTGTCCCCATATTCAGCTCAAGTCGTTACCATTCAACGCAAAATTGGGAAGAAGTACAATTGTAATGGATTTAATGTGAAGGTGAGTTCAGTTGATGGCTTTCAAGGAGGGGAGGAagatatcattattatttccaCTGTTCCGTGTAATACAGGATCGTCCATCTGGTTTTTGTTGAGTAATCAAAGAACAAATGTCGCACTTACAAGAGCTAG GTACTGTTTGTGGACATTGGGAAACTTCAAAACACTGTCAAAGAGTAACTCGGTTTGGGAAGAGTTGGTTATGGATGCCAAGAATCGTGGCTGTTTCTTCAATGCTAATGCCAATGCCATAACCAAAGACATCCAACAGATAGTTCCACTACTGGATTATTTCAACTCCAATGATGAAGGAAGAAGCTTGGAGATAATGGAGGGAAAGAACGTAGAAGATCATGAATCCAAGGCCAAGAGGCTGTTGCAGTTGTTGTG CCACTGGGCTGATTTTAAATTGCTAGGATGA